The DNA segment CCTGTTGGAGAGAATCTTAGGAGGCCCCCGCAAAACCCCCATTGAACCAGGACGCACCCCCGGTGTGACTTTTTCACAGCGGTGGTCCGTCGCCCTGCGGTCGCGGATTAGGGTCTAGAATGCGACGTTAAGCGCGCGAATCGCCGATACCGGGATCTGTACCATGTTGAACAATGTTGCCCTGTTTTCCTCCCTGTCGCCTCAGGAGCTGCAGGCCCTCGAGTCGCATGCGAAGAGCAAACGCTATCGAAAGAATACGGTCATCATGGAGAAGGGTGATGAATCGGCGGCGCTGTATGTGCTGGTATCGGGCAAGGTTCGGGTATATGTCGCCGACGACGAGGGCAAGGAGGTGGTGCTCAACGTCTGCGACGAGCCGGGTTCGCACTTCGGCGAACTCGCGCTGTTGCGGAATACGACGCGCACGGCGTCGGTGATGACCATGGAGGACTCCGAATTCCAGATCATCTCCAAGACCGATTTTCTCAAGTGTGTGACCGACAACCCGCAGATCGCACTCGACATCATCAGTGACCTGGTCGATCAGGTGACGAACCTGACCGATCGCGTGAGTGCGCTCGCGCTGAACGACGTCTACGGCCGCCTGGCCGCGACCTTGCGCGATCTGGCACGGGAAGAGGACGGTCGAATGATCACGCAGGCGCTGACACAACAGGAGCTGGCGCAGATGATCGGGGCATCGCGCGAGATGGTCAGTCGCATCTTCAAGGAGCTGAAGGCCGGCGACTATATCAGCCTGGAAGACAAGCGCATCGTACTCAACAAGAAGCTCCCCGCACGCTGGTAGCTGCGGATAGCGCGTCATGCGCCGGCGCCGGCTTCTGCTCATGATCGTGTTTGCTGTTGTGGCGCTGGGTGCGCTGCTTTCGGCAGTCCGTTCGCAGGGTTATCTGCAATTTCTCGAACTCGCCGCCTATGACCTGCTGGTGTCGCGTGCCCAGCCGCGGGTCGATGCGCCGCTCGCCGTGGCGCTGGTGCTGATCGACGAGACCGATATCCAGTCGCTCGGTAACTGGCCGCTGAACGACGAGCAGTTGCGCGAGGTGTTGCAGCAGGTTCTGGCATACGACCCGGTCGTGGTGGGCGTGGACATCTACCGTGATCTGGCGGTCCCGCCGGGGCATGCGAGCCTCCAGGCGTTGCTGCGCGACGACCCGCGGATCATCGCAATTGAAAAATTTCCGGAAGCGGACCGGCCCGGCGTCCCGGCACCGCCGATTCTGCGCGATACCCAGCGGGTCGGGTTCTCGGACCTGCTCACCGACCGCGGTGGTATCGCTCGGCGCAATCTGCTGTTTCAATCGAACGCCGAGCGCACCGGCTTTGCGTTTTCTTTGCGCCTCGCGCTGGCCTACCTCGCCGAACGCGACATCCATCCGATGCCGGACGCGGATAATCCCGCGTACATGCGTCTGGGCCCGGTGACATTCGTCCCCCTGGGTGAACACTACGGCGGTTACCGCACATTGGATGACGGTGGTTACCAGACCATGTTGCGCTATCGCAGCGAGCCTTCGCCGTTCACGGTGCACACCCTGCGTGCGTTGGACGAGGGGCGGGTCCCGCCCGGGGCCTTTGCCGGTCGCGTGGTGATCCTCGGGGTGGCCGCCGAAGGTGTGAAGGATTACTTCGCGACACCGTTTGCGATCCTGGAGCATGCACGTGGCATGCTCGCCGGATCCGTAGTGCACGCCCACGCGACGCAGCAGTTCATCGATGCGGCGCTGCTCGGCCGCGACGTGTTGCACAGTTGGGATGAGCCGGTCGAGTTCGCGTGGCTCTGGGCCTGGCTGGTGGCCGGCTTTCTGGTCGGCTGGTTCGCCGGGCCGTCGTGGCGCTTCGTGCTCTTCGTGCTGATCGGCGCGGTGGCCGCGGTCGCCGTCGCGGTGTTGGCATTCCGTGCCGGTTGGTGGGTGCCGCTGGTACCCAATCTGCTCGCCTGGATGTTCGCCGCGGCACTCAGCAGCGCGCTGCTCGCGGCGCACCGGCATCGTGACCAGCAGGCGTTGATGAGCCTGTTCTCGCGCCACGTGTCGCCGCAGGTGGCGGACACCATCTGGCAGCGCCGCGACCAGGTGCTGGCCGACGGGCGGGTGATCCCGCGAACCTTCGCGGTCACAACGCTGTTCACCGACCTGCAGGGTTTCACCGCGATCTCCGAACGCATGCCTCCGGAAGCGTTTCTCGAATGGTTGAACAGCTATCTGGGCGCATTGACGGACGTGATCATGCGCACCGGCGGGGTCCTCGATGACTTCGCCGGGGATGGGATCAAGGCCAGCTTCGGGGTTCCGTTCTGCGAACCCGGTGAGACGGTCGAGCAGGCCCGTCGCGCGGTGCACTGTGCCCTGGCGCTGGGTGTCGAATTGACGAGCTTGAATCGCCGCTGGCGGGATCAGGGGCGGGATGGCGTCGCGATGCGAATCGGAATACACACCGGGCCGGTGGTGGTCGGTACCGTCGGCAGCGCTTCCCGGATGAAGTACACCACGGTCGGGCGCAACGTGAACCTGGCCTCGCGTCTCGAATGCCTGAAGGAATCGCCCTGTCCGGATCCGCTCGACGATGCACGCAACTGCCGGATTCTGGTCAGTGCCGACACAGCGGCCCTGGTGGCGGCGGAATTCGAGTTACAGGACATGGGGTTGTATGATCTGCGGGGAATCACCGAACCCGTCCGCGTGTTCCAGATAGTCGGACCGAAATCAGAGGAGTAGATCATGCCCACGACCAGAACAGGCAGCATGCTCGCGACCCTTGTGTTGGTCTGCGCACTGCCGGCATCGGCCACCGAGGAGCAGGCCGCGCAACAGCCTGCGCAGCAGGCCGCGCCGGCAACCCCGGCATTCGTCTATCAACCGCCCAACCGCGGGGCGCCCGCGGAACGCGTCGGGGGAGGCACCCGCAGCATCAGCCAGCTCGAAGTGCTGGCGCCCGGACATACTGCGCTCACGACCCAGGCCACGCCACGTCTCTACTGGTACATCAACCCCGGCTTTCGCAACAAGGTGAGGTTTCGCATCGGCGAGGCCGGCGTGACCCCCCCGCTGCTCGAGATCCTGCTGGAGCCGCAGCCGAATGGCGGGATTCAGCACATCGACCTGGCCGCACACAAGGTTCGCCTCGAGCCCGGCAAGTTGTACGAATGGGGGGTGCTGCTCGAACCCTTCCCTCACCAGCGCATGCCGCCGCTCGTCTCGCTCGGTCGGATCGTGCTAGACGATTCGGCAGCCGGTACCTTGGCGCAGGTGGATGTCAGGCAGCGTCCCTATGCTGCCGCCTACAAGGGGTTCTGGTACGACGCGCTGGATGGCGTGTCGCAACAGATCGAGTCCGCGAATGGTGATCCGCAGTTGCGCCTGCGCCGCGCCGGTCTCCTCGACCAGGGTGGGCTGCAGACGGCGGCCTCCTACGAGCGTGAGATGGTCGGGTACGCGCGCTGACCGGTGTCAGTCGGCGGCCCGTTCTGCCGCCCGGTCGTTCGCAACCCGCCGCTCCGCCTCAGCCATGATCACCTTGCGCAACTGTGGTTTGCGCTCGAACAGCTGGTGTAGGTGTTTGGCGTCGAGTTCCAGAAGTTCGGCTCGGGTCAGCGCCACCACGGTCGCTGAACGTGGACGGTGGTATAGCAGACCGAGTTCTCCGAAGTGATCGCTCGCGCTCAATCGGCAGGGTGCGCGCGGTAGCTCGACCTCGAGTTCGCCGGAGACGATGAAATACATGCTGTCGGCGACGTCGTCTTTGTGAAACACGATTTCGTTGGCCGTGACTTCGACCGGGTTCAGCAGTGTCGCGATGTCCGCGATCTCCCGCGCGTTCAGCGACTCGAAGATGGGCACCTTCGCCACCAGGTGCCAGGTCAGCATGAAATCGCGCCGCTTGCGTTCCTCATAGAACGCCGAAGCGAGAATGCCTGCCGGCAACGCGAAGGTGCCGACGCCGAGCAACATGATGACAACCCCCAGCATCCTGCCCATCGGTGACACCGGCACCACGTCGCCGTAGCCAACGGTGGTCAGGGTCGCCATGCCCCACCACATCGCGTGCGGAATCGATGCAAAGCGATCCGGCTGATGCTCCTGCTCGAGGATGTAGACCAGCGACGATGCCATGAACAGCATCGTCAACATGATCAGCATGACCGCGAACAGTGTTCGCCGTTCGCGTTTCAGGACCCTGCCCAGGGCGCCGACCGCCGGCAGATGGTGCGTGATCCGCAGCAAGCGAAGCAGCCGGATGGTGCGCAGGAATCGCAAGTCGACCGGCGTTCCTGGAGCGAGGAAGTAGGGCAGAATTGCTGCGAGGTCGGCGAGCATCACCGGGGACAGCATGAAACGCAGGCGTCCACGCAGTGGATCGGTGTACAGACCTTCCGGGTCGAGTGGCGCGGTCCAGACACGCAGCACGTACTCGAATGCAAAGATCGCCATCGACCCCTGTAGCAGGATGTCGAGGGCGCCCGCGTGGCGGGCGGCGAACGTCGGGACCGTCTGTACGACGAAAGCGGCGATGTTGAGCGCAATCAACACGATCAGCGACATCTGCACGACGGCGGCGCCACCGCCGCAGCCGTCTTGGCGTTCCAGGCATGCGTATGCCTGAACCTTGATCCACTTCAACCATCGAATGTCCGGCATCGCTCCGGTCGCCTGCCCCGCGTCGCCTGCTTGGGTCAAGGATAGCAGTGCGGTCGCTTGGATCTCAGGAAGCCTGTATGCGGCGTGTCATCCGGGCGATGGAACGCTCGACCCAGTCGGTTGCGACGCGGTTGGCAAAGGTGGGCCGCCGTCATCCCTGACAGCGGCACTTGATCGTCGAGTGAGACCGCCGCCCTCCAGGTGGCAGTCGCCGTGGCACAAGGTCCTCAATCGATCGAGCCAATGCTGATCTTCTGCTTGTTCAGCAGACCCGACTGGTTCTGGTTGACGCGGTTCACGTACACGCGGGTGCGTCCGTAACCGATCAGGTTGGAACCCTCGACCGCCCCGATGTTGGCCTCCTGCTTGTTGAGCAGGCCGCTCTGGCGCTGGGTCACCGAGGTAACGCGTGCATTGGTGTCTACTGCGCCGATGACGTTCGATCCCTTGACCGAGCCGACGTGCAGGGCCTGCTTGTTCAGGAGGCCAGACTGGCGCTGGTCGGCACGCTCCACTTGTGCGCGGGTCGATACCGAGCCGATCACATTCGAGTCGCTGACCGAGGCGAAGGTCGCTTCCTGCTTGTTGAGCAGGCCCGACTGCGACTGCGATGCGCGATTGACGTGTGCATTGGTCTCGACACTGCCGATCACGTTGGAGCCGGCGTATGCGGTGCCTGCGACAACGCACAGTGCCGCCAAGGCTGCAGCGAAGGTATATTTCATGGTCGTTCTCCCTTTATCAGTTTGTCTGGTGTTTCAGGGCGGCATGCGCCGACCTGTTGGGAAGAATGATAGGGAGGTGGCCGGTGGCGCTGACGGAACCAAGGCGCACGCCGCGTGTGAAATATTCACCCTTGCCTTGGTGCCTGTGCCCCTCCGTCGACCCAGCGATCCGCGTCGGGATGCAACGACTGCCAGTCACCCAGCGGGCGGTTGCCGCGGGATGAGCGGCATCTCCCGCTCCAGGAGTCCCGGCCATGCCGCCTCCCAACAGCAGGTGTGGTCGAACCCTGGAATGATCTCGAGCTGGGCGCCGGGTTGTCCCATCAGCCCCTGGCGGACCACGTCCGGCGGTACCTGCCGATCGTCGGCGCCCACCCAGTGCCGCTGTCGGACACGGGTGGGCAGGGGCGCTAGCTGTGCAGGGTCGAGCGAGCCGTGCAGCGGGCTGTAACCATGCTCCGCGGTCCATGCCCGCAGGTCGAGATTCGCCGCCAACGTGACCACCTCGGTGACCTCCTCCAGTCGCGCCGCCATCAGCATCGCGAGGCTGCCGCCGCCGCTGAATCCAATCAACACCAGGTCACGCGCTCCATAACGCGCTGCCGCAGCGCGGACCGCCGCGACCATGCTGTTGACCACCGGCTCGCTGTAGCGCCCGTGCGTCCAGATCCACGGATGGCACTGTCGGGCGTCGTAGACTCCCAGGTAGCAGGGGCGGCCCATATAGACCGCGGGCCCATGGTCTCGCGCCATCAGGCGGAGCAGCAGTGGATTACGCGCGGTCGGGTCGAGGGCGGGCCGGCCGGTCCCGCGCCAGGGGATGCCATCGCCATCGATGTAGACGTGCAGCGGACGGGCTGGGGATCTGGCCTGTGCCGCCGCGCTATTCGCGTAGACGCGGTGCCGGAAGCGGTCGCCGCTCAGCTCCAGCGCGCTGAAGCCGAGCGTCGCCGCGGTGTGGTTGTAGTTGCGCAGCCCGGTACTTTCGCAGCCGCCGAGCAGTATCAATACGAGAGCAGCGTGGGCGAACCTCAGCGCTGGCACTCGGATTCTGAGCCGCTGGCGCATCGCCGGCCGTCAACCCAGGTGACCTCGCCAAGCCGTGCCGCATCAAAATCCGCGTTCACGAACTGCGCACCCGTCAGATCCGCCCGGGTCAGGTCCGAACCGGAGAACACCGCATTGACCATCGTCGTCGAACGCAGATTCGCGCCGGTCAGATTGGCATTGATGAAGTCCGTGTTGACCAGATTCGCGCCCTCGAGGCGTGCGCCCTGCAGCGAAGTGCCGTCGAAAGTCGCGTTGACCAGATCCGCGTTGGCAAGGTTGGCGTTGTCCAGCTTGGCCTTGTCGAAAGTGGCGTTGTCGAGTTGCGTCCCATCCAGTTGCGCATCGCGCAGATCGGCCCCGTCGAAGCGGCCGGCTGTAAGCCTGACGCCACTCCACTTCACACCGCGCAGGTCCTTGCCCTTGCAATCCATCGCCGGCGTCGGCTTGTCGGGCTTGCACGGCTTCGGGCCGGTAATCACCGTGCCGCTGCCCGAGTTGCCGATACTCAGCACCTGCTGGTTGCCTTTGCTGTCGTTGTTGATGATCAATACCTGGTCGTTGGCGACCGAGCCCGGTGGCGAATCCTGGCTGATGGTGCCGTTATAGACCGTGGTCCCGGCGAATGCGCCAGCGGCCAGCGCCAGGGCCGTCAGGCCCAGCGCTGTCTTCATTTGGTTCATGGTCGATCTCCTGTTCCGTCAGTTGAGGTAGTTCTTCGGGACGAACAGGAAATCTCCCGACTCGTGACCCGCGTACTTGATCGGTGCGTACTCCGGCACCTGTTCCACTTGGTAACGTGTCGCCTCGAATGCGACCCGCGCGGAGACTTCGCGGTACACGCGTTGTCCCTCTGTAATATCGTTGACGTCGCGCAATACGTTCAGCAGTGCCTTGGCGAACACGGAGTGTTGTCCACCGCCGCCGTCGAGTACCGGCGCCAGGCCGCCCGAGGTCATCGCCGTGCGCGAACGCATCTTCCACAAGGTCTTCAGCCAATGGCTGCGCTCGTCTTCCGACTGTCCCGCGTCGATCTGGGTGAGTGCGGAGCGGGTCAGCGCACCCGAGTAACACGAGTCCGCGATCATCAGCACATGGCGTACCGACATGGCGTTCAGGATGTCGGTAATCGACACATTCGAAATCCAGTTCGCGGTGTTCTGTGCTTCGGCATCGACCGGCAGCCAGTGGCCGCGCAGGTTGACCCGGTCGAGTTCGCCGTGTCCGGCGTAGTACACCAGCAAAGAATCCTTATCGGTCAGTTCCTTGCGCATGCGATTGAGCGCCGACAGGATCTCGTAGCGGTTGGCGTTCAGCAGCAGCGTGACGTCGTAGCCAAACCTCTCTTTCAGGACGGCGGCCACCTCGCGCGCGTCGGCCGCTGCGGTGTCGAGATCGGGCAGTGTCTCGTAGTCCTGGTTGCCGATCACCAGTGCGTAGTACTTTCCAACCTCGACGTCCTTTAGCGGATTGATCGGTTTCGCGATCATCTGCTCCTTGTCCGCGCCGGCGATCAGGCTGAACGCGAGCGTCGTGCGTCGTCCCTGTTTGTCGACCGCGACGACATTCACCGGTGTCTCTTCCGCCGCCAGCAGGACGTCCGTTTCGAACAACCCGGTGGCGTCATGCTGTGTGCGTATGCCATTGATGTTCAGGGCATACAGACCGGCCGGCGCGGTGACCTGCCCGACCACGGTGCGATGTTTCAGGCCGCGTTTGATCGGGATCCGGTTGTCCGCGGTGCCACGCACCGTAAGCAGCGGCGGGTCGATCAGCTGGATGCTCGGCGGTGCGACCTGTTCGTCGGATTTTGCGACTGCGGTCCGGGACTTGGACTGCTGCTCCTCGAGCTGCTGCAGTTTCTGCTTCAGCTGGTCGGATTCCTTGCGCAGGTTCTCGACCATCGTCTGCTGACCGGACAGTACCTGTTCGCGTTCCTGGAGTTGCAGTTCGAGTTCCGCGAGGCGTGCACCGGATTCGCCGGCCTTGCGCTTCTGGGTTTCGAGCTCGGTCTGTGCCTCGTACAGCGCCGCTGCACGTTTCTCCGCCGTTTCACGCGCCAGTGCGAGGTCGGCCTGCGCGTTGTCGAGGGCCTGTTTGACGCGCTCCAGGTCACCCTGTTTCGCGGCCTTGGTCTTCGCCAGCTGGCCGCTGAGTTCGGCGACCTTGTTCTGCAGCCGCTCGACAGCGGCTTCCTGTTGACCGAGCGCCTGTTCGCGTTCGGCCAGGCGACCGGCCAGACGCTTGATATGCGCGTGCGCTTCGTCGTCCTTGACCTGGTCCTTGCTCAGCGCAGCGAGGTCGGTGCGGGTCTGGGCCAGCAGTTGCTGGTTGGTCGCCGCCTGTTGCTGATACTGCTGCAGGTCTTTCTGCGCCCGTTCCAGCTGGGTACGCACGAGATTGAGTTGCTCGCGCTGGGTGCTGCCCTCGGTCTGCAGCAACAGCAGGTTCTCCTGTTGCCGGCGTGACTGCGATTCGAGCTCCTTGATCTTTTCCTGGCGCTGCGCCAACTCGATACGCTGTTTCTCGAGTTCGCGGCGGCTGGCCTCGAGCTGGCGACGCTGATCCGCGCTCATGCCGGATGTGGGCGACGGCAGGGCGTCCAACTTCTTACGTTGCTGATGCAGCCGCTGCTCGCTGTTGCGCAGGTCGCGACGTGCCTTCTCCAGTTGGTTGCGCGAGCGGTCCAGGTCGTCTCGCAGTGAGTCGATCTGGGCCCGCTGTGCGTCGAGCGCCTGGCGGTCGATCATCACCGCGTCCGGCAATTCCGAGGCCTTGCGATACCAGGACAAAGCGGCCTCCGGATCGCGATCGACACCGAGGCCTTTCTCATACAGAAACCCGAGATTGATCTGTGCACGGGGGTGACCCTGATCGGCCGCCTTGCGGTACCAGGCCGCCGCCAACGTGTAGTCGGGCGGGCCGCCCAGGCCGCGCTCGTAGATCTCGCCGACCTTGTTCTGCGCATCCGCATCGCCTTCGTTGGCCAGCGGCATCCAGATATTCAGCGCGGTCTGGTAGTTGGCACGGTCGTACGCCACGTACTCGCCGCCGCGGATCTGACAGTCGTGCACCGTGGTCTGGATCGGACGGCGGGCGGTCTGATAGGTCAGGCGTGACCCGAGCTGTCGTATCTGGCCCGGGAGCAGACAGTCGACCACCAGCAGGTCGTCGGCGTTCGCCCCACGCACCTCGCCAGAGGTGCTGCTCACCCTGGATTGGTCGACGCAGGCGCCGAGCAATCCAGCGGTGAGCGACGCCGTCGCGAGAAGGATGTGTGCCTTATTCATATCCGCCACCCCGCAGCTATTCGATCGTCAATCCCGGATGTCGTACTTCAGCGCACAGAAGGTCTCGCCGAACTGCATCAGGCGCAACTTGCCGTGCTTACCGCTGTTGGAGTACAGCTCCGGTCCGGACAGGTCGTTACCGCGTGTCTTCCAGTCCCGCTCGTCGACAATCAGCCTGCCGTTCTGCCAGCAGCGGATCACCGAGTCGGATGCATTGCGCTGGCTTTTGTCGACCGAGGTCGGCAGCTCCTGTTTGCCGGAAGCGCGCTGCAGTTCATCGCCGGCCGGTTCGACCTGTGCGGTGACTGCGGCGGCACCTTCCATTTTAGACACTCCAGCCATTGCGTAAGTGCCCCAGAGGCCCACTAGCAGTATCGGTGCCAGTGCCGTAAGTGTTTTATTTGACAACGATTTCAAAGTACTTCCCTCCCAGTTGATCCCCGACCACAGTCTCGAAGGTGGACTGCACCTGTTTCAGTGATTTCACAGGGAGATTCTCGAAATCGGTCCCTTTCACCTCGTGCGGCAGCTTCGTCATCACCGGCTGCGGCGAGGAGAAGCACGCCATCTGCTCGTTGCGTTCACTGGCGTACAGCTTGAACGGCAACTTGCCCGGCAACGTCAGTGGCTCCTTGGCCTTGACCAGCGAATCCGGCGTGAAGCGGTTCGGGAAGAAGCGCTGGATGCTGCCCTTGGCGTCGGCGAAATAGCAGAACACGTGTGCATCCGTGCTCGGCTGGATCACGACCTCGAAGCGTTCGCCGCGCTTGAGCGATCCCTTGGCACCGCTCGCATAGCGGATATCCAGCGACGCCACCTGCGACGTGGCAACCGGTTGTGCGGCGACCGCGGTCGGTTTCTCCGGTACCGGCTTGTTCAGCAGGGCGTCAAATACCTCGCGATTGATGTTGCCGGTCGGTTCCATGCCGAGCGCCGCCTGGTAGTCCTTGACCGCCTGGGTCAGCTGGGCGTTGTACTGCCCGTCGACCCCGCCGCTGTAGAAGCCGCGGTTCGCCAGGTGCATCTGGAAGTACTGGACGATCTGCTGGTCGGCGACCAGGTTGTAGTACCAGTCGTACACCTCGTTCTGGATCTCCGGCTTCTGCGGATCTATGCCCATACAGGT comes from the Chromatiaceae bacterium genome and includes:
- a CDS encoding Crp/Fnr family transcriptional regulator, which produces MLNNVALFSSLSPQELQALESHAKSKRYRKNTVIMEKGDESAALYVLVSGKVRVYVADDEGKEVVLNVCDEPGSHFGELALLRNTTRTASVMTMEDSEFQIISKTDFLKCVTDNPQIALDIISDLVDQVTNLTDRVSALALNDVYGRLAATLRDLAREEDGRMITQALTQQELAQMIGASREMVSRIFKELKAGDYISLEDKRIVLNKKLPARW
- a CDS encoding adenylate/guanylate cyclase domain-containing protein, which gives rise to MIVFAVVALGALLSAVRSQGYLQFLELAAYDLLVSRAQPRVDAPLAVALVLIDETDIQSLGNWPLNDEQLREVLQQVLAYDPVVVGVDIYRDLAVPPGHASLQALLRDDPRIIAIEKFPEADRPGVPAPPILRDTQRVGFSDLLTDRGGIARRNLLFQSNAERTGFAFSLRLALAYLAERDIHPMPDADNPAYMRLGPVTFVPLGEHYGGYRTLDDGGYQTMLRYRSEPSPFTVHTLRALDEGRVPPGAFAGRVVILGVAAEGVKDYFATPFAILEHARGMLAGSVVHAHATQQFIDAALLGRDVLHSWDEPVEFAWLWAWLVAGFLVGWFAGPSWRFVLFVLIGAVAAVAVAVLAFRAGWWVPLVPNLLAWMFAAALSSALLAAHRHRDQQALMSLFSRHVSPQVADTIWQRRDQVLADGRVIPRTFAVTTLFTDLQGFTAISERMPPEAFLEWLNSYLGALTDVIMRTGGVLDDFAGDGIKASFGVPFCEPGETVEQARRAVHCALALGVELTSLNRRWRDQGRDGVAMRIGIHTGPVVVGTVGSASRMKYTTVGRNVNLASRLECLKESPCPDPLDDARNCRILVSADTAALVAAEFELQDMGLYDLRGITEPVRVFQIVGPKSEE
- a CDS encoding DUF928 domain-containing protein: MPTTRTGSMLATLVLVCALPASATEEQAAQQPAQQAAPATPAFVYQPPNRGAPAERVGGGTRSISQLEVLAPGHTALTTQATPRLYWYINPGFRNKVRFRIGEAGVTPPLLEILLEPQPNGGIQHIDLAAHKVRLEPGKLYEWGVLLEPFPHQRMPPLVSLGRIVLDDSAAGTLAQVDVRQRPYAAAYKGFWYDALDGVSQQIESANGDPQLRLRRAGLLDQGGLQTAASYEREMVGYAR
- a CDS encoding ion transporter; translated protein: MPDIRWLKWIKVQAYACLERQDGCGGGAAVVQMSLIVLIALNIAAFVVQTVPTFAARHAGALDILLQGSMAIFAFEYVLRVWTAPLDPEGLYTDPLRGRLRFMLSPVMLADLAAILPYFLAPGTPVDLRFLRTIRLLRLLRITHHLPAVGALGRVLKRERRTLFAVMLIMLTMLFMASSLVYILEQEHQPDRFASIPHAMWWGMATLTTVGYGDVVPVSPMGRMLGVVIMLLGVGTFALPAGILASAFYEERKRRDFMLTWHLVAKVPIFESLNAREIADIATLLNPVEVTANEIVFHKDDVADSMYFIVSGELEVELPRAPCRLSASDHFGELGLLYHRPRSATVVALTRAELLELDAKHLHQLFERKPQLRKVIMAEAERRVANDRAAERAAD
- a CDS encoding alpha/beta hydrolase, coding for MPALRFAHAALVLILLGGCESTGLRNYNHTAATLGFSALELSGDRFRHRVYANSAAAQARSPARPLHVYIDGDGIPWRGTGRPALDPTARNPLLLRLMARDHGPAVYMGRPCYLGVYDARQCHPWIWTHGRYSEPVVNSMVAAVRAAAARYGARDLVLIGFSGGGSLAMLMAARLEEVTEVVTLAANLDLRAWTAEHGYSPLHGSLDPAQLAPLPTRVRQRHWVGADDRQVPPDVVRQGLMGQPGAQLEIIPGFDHTCCWEAAWPGLLEREMPLIPRQPPAG
- a CDS encoding pentapeptide repeat-containing protein translates to MNQMKTALGLTALALAAGAFAGTTVYNGTISQDSPPGSVANDQVLIINNDSKGNQQVLSIGNSGSGTVITGPKPCKPDKPTPAMDCKGKDLRGVKWSGVRLTAGRFDGADLRDAQLDGTQLDNATFDKAKLDNANLANADLVNATFDGTSLQGARLEGANLVNTDFINANLTGANLRSTTMVNAVFSGSDLTRADLTGAQFVNADFDAARLGEVTWVDGRRCASGSESECQR
- a CDS encoding caspase family protein produces the protein MNKAHILLATASLTAGLLGACVDQSRVSSTSGEVRGANADDLLVVDCLLPGQIRQLGSRLTYQTARRPIQTTVHDCQIRGGEYVAYDRANYQTALNIWMPLANEGDADAQNKVGEIYERGLGGPPDYTLAAAWYRKAADQGHPRAQINLGFLYEKGLGVDRDPEAALSWYRKASELPDAVMIDRQALDAQRAQIDSLRDDLDRSRNQLEKARRDLRNSEQRLHQQRKKLDALPSPTSGMSADQRRQLEASRRELEKQRIELAQRQEKIKELESQSRRQQENLLLLQTEGSTQREQLNLVRTQLERAQKDLQQYQQQAATNQQLLAQTRTDLAALSKDQVKDDEAHAHIKRLAGRLAEREQALGQQEAAVERLQNKVAELSGQLAKTKAAKQGDLERVKQALDNAQADLALARETAEKRAAALYEAQTELETQKRKAGESGARLAELELQLQEREQVLSGQQTMVENLRKESDQLKQKLQQLEEQQSKSRTAVAKSDEQVAPPSIQLIDPPLLTVRGTADNRIPIKRGLKHRTVVGQVTAPAGLYALNINGIRTQHDATGLFETDVLLAAEETPVNVVAVDKQGRRTTLAFSLIAGADKEQMIAKPINPLKDVEVGKYYALVIGNQDYETLPDLDTAAADAREVAAVLKERFGYDVTLLLNANRYEILSALNRMRKELTDKDSLLVYYAGHGELDRVNLRGHWLPVDAEAQNTANWISNVSITDILNAMSVRHVLMIADSCYSGALTRSALTQIDAGQSEDERSHWLKTLWKMRSRTAMTSGGLAPVLDGGGGQHSVFAKALLNVLRDVNDITEGQRVYREVSARVAFEATRYQVEQVPEYAPIKYAGHESGDFLFVPKNYLN